The genomic DNA AGCATTATGCGTTGGTATTTCTCGTATTTATTTAGGGCTTCACTATCCGTCTGATGTATTCGTCGGTATGTGCCTCGGCACTTGCTCTGGCATCATCTCTTTTTATCAATTCATCCCACTTTTCACATAAAGGAGTGATATGATGAGAGTCGCCATATTTACCGATACTTTTACGCCACAAGTGAACGGGGTTGCGAAAACATTAGAACGATTAACACGTTACTTTCAGAAAGAAAAAATCGCCTATTCTGTTTTCGCCCCTCAGCATACGGCTGAAGATAATTTCGTGGCTAATGTGAACAAGATGAGAAGTATCCCGTTAACAATATTATATCCAGAATGTCGTTTTTCTTTTCCTACTCCGCGCATTAAACGAGAACTTCTTTCCTTTAAACCTGACATTATTCACATTGCCACACCTTTCAACATGGGACTTTGTGGATTGTATTATGCAAAAAAGTTAAACATCCCAGTTGTCGGTTCTTATCATACTGATTTCGATGCTTATTTACGCTATTACAAAATCGAATTTCTCTCTAATATGCTTTGGAACTATTTAAAGTGGTTTCATAGTCATATGCAAAAAAATTTTGTACCCTCTCCTGAAACATTACATCAATTAAAAAATAAAGGCTTTCAAGCTCTCTCTATTTGGGGACGGGGTGTAGATTGCACACTCTTTCATCCATCTTACAATACAGACCTATTCCGAAAAAAATATAATATTACAGCGAAGTACGTCCTTTCCTATGTTGGACGGATTGCCCCTGAAAAAGATATTGATACGTTGCAAAATCTTATCGTTAAATCAGCGCATACTCGAAACGATATTCATTGGCTTATAGCAGGAGACGGTCCTCTAGCAACAAATTTGCGTGAAGCTGTCCCAAAAACAAATGTAACCTTTACTGGATATTTACAAGGTGAAGATTTAGCTGAAGCCTATGCTTCTTCCGATCTAATGGTATTTCCATCTGCTACTGAAACATTTGGGAACGTTGTACTTGAATCGCTTGCATGCGGTACACCTGTCATTGGTGCAAATAGTGGCGGGGTTAAAAATATTATTACAGATGGAAAAACAGGAGTTCTTTGTCCACCCAAAAATGAGGACGCATTTCTATCATCCATTTATCTTTTATTGCAAAATGAAGAAAAACTTGAGCAGATGGGAATAGCAGCTTCATCTTATGCGAAATTAAAAAGCTGGGATGAGATCTTTCGTGGCTTACTTAACCAATATGAAGAAGTCCTTCAGCATAACGCATCAGAGTTGCTTGCTTAAATAGAAAAACTCCCT from Bacillus basilensis includes the following:
- a CDS encoding glycosyltransferase family 1 protein, which translates into the protein MRVAIFTDTFTPQVNGVAKTLERLTRYFQKEKIAYSVFAPQHTAEDNFVANVNKMRSIPLTILYPECRFSFPTPRIKRELLSFKPDIIHIATPFNMGLCGLYYAKKLNIPVVGSYHTDFDAYLRYYKIEFLSNMLWNYLKWFHSHMQKNFVPSPETLHQLKNKGFQALSIWGRGVDCTLFHPSYNTDLFRKKYNITAKYVLSYVGRIAPEKDIDTLQNLIVKSAHTRNDIHWLIAGDGPLATNLREAVPKTNVTFTGYLQGEDLAEAYASSDLMVFPSATETFGNVVLESLACGTPVIGANSGGVKNIITDGKTGVLCPPKNEDAFLSSIYLLLQNEEKLEQMGIAASSYAKLKSWDEIFRGLLNQYEEVLQHNASELLA